A single Cannabis sativa cultivar Pink pepper isolate KNU-18-1 chromosome 7, ASM2916894v1, whole genome shotgun sequence DNA region contains:
- the LOC115697496 gene encoding helicase-like transcription factor CHR28, with product MLMMAEESSNFVMDNKSLSGFEEFQFNEDDPEYGSMSIDLDTLFDIIDEKDDDDKELSELLQTCSEDSLKSASGEAVLGAINNAENTELETDLMCPGPVNSLYNSGASNRNVGFSSGSLGLTPCDDLSGNNRVQGSPENTNSASIKDLFSLVPGNGTCLTESAGFSLPTCSTTSSFPQRDAESIPDFGNNFDDDTSQEETETQFRNTVPEINRQCVFPYPGPKNIGVNLSKHDTYGENIDTVGSPENMFSRENTMHLHDMFPRDMSSNESSICLSGDNMSGYHPAFQYDSGIDDHLLHSYSSQILTTNDGLKNNVKDEEFQTESVCSSTKLKLNGHLGRVEKYGTGVAMNNYLDVPGWNHQYEAKANDYISPMQSSYYDVNGYHIDEKLPTQPFSSSQSYIYSEERVKDEKPEHMLVPSRSIWPPVNRFDEAVSREQPCSSDTKMFSNDFNPSFSVSSLSTQKAEQLMDLKEDMIFASRKLCHPPNFMSSASPKNIGNFSLNAPGQYMPFGQHFTPSYNQSYNVGSHVSKVSPESSHSNFSEKSIVEDDSDICIIEDISHPAPRSAPLNRPVAFKNTIVTSNYSTSVDNHVGVGGRVKAKDERVILRLLQDLSQPKTEISPPDGSLTVPLLRHQRIALSWMVQKETDNTHCSGGILADDQGLGKTVSTIALILKERPPSLCPVKQDEVEPLNLDEDDDVNRGVKQEPKALSLTSNESPLRSKKPLVIAKGRPAAGTLIVCPTSVLRQWDDELRNKVTSKASLSVLVYHGSNRTKDPNELAKYDVVLTTYSIVSMEVPKQPRADEDDDEKGKPKAHSLAGQKRKNPPGSDKRRSDKKGSDNALPESLVRPLAKVGWFRVVLDEAQSIKNHRTQVARACWGLRAKRRWCLSGTPIQNAIDDLYSYFRFLKYDPYDAYKLFCQYIKNPISKSPTNGYKKLQTVLKTIMLRRTKGTLLDGKPIINLPPKSVELKKVEFSLEERDFYSRLEADSRAQFEEYANAGTVKQNYVNILLMLLRLRQACDHPSLVKGVDSNSLWNSSAEMARKLPREEQEYLLRCLEVSLAICRICNDPPEDAVVAKCGHVFCNQCLSEQLSGDDTGCPVTNCKARLNASSVFSKAALDSCVNDQSRVDNLAGCSRSEVVQTGESCNDGPLYNSSKIKAALDVLKSLCGQQDSSPQLSSTPNSSPQNGSSSPGISPQIGLTLDSSPLNGSAQNTLDGNVSSVENSIDTCAAEPPKVIADIQSSDAADKGCSTAIKVAGEKAIVFSQWTRMLDLLEACLKDSSIKYRRLDGTMSVTARDKAVKDFNTMPEVTVMIMSLKAASLGLNMVAACHVLLLDLWWNPTTEDQAIDRAHRIGQTRPVTVLRLTVRDTVEDRILDLQQKKREMVASAFGEDENGGRQSRLTVEDLKYLFMM from the exons atgttgaTGATGGCGGAGGAGAGTTCGAATTTTGTGATGGATAATAAGAGTTTGAGTGGTTTTGAGGAGTTTCAGTTTAATGAAGATGATCCGGAATATGGGAGTATGTCTATTGATTTGGATACGTTGTTTGATATAATTGATGAGAAGGACGATGATGATAAGGAGTTATCTGAACTTTTACAG ACTTGTTCAGAGGATTCATTAAAAAGTGCATCGGGTGAAGCAGTTCTTGGTGCCATTAACAATGCAGAGAATACTGAGCTAG AGACTGACTTAATGTGTCCCGGTCCAGTGAACTCTTTGTATAACTCAGGAGCTTCAAATCGTAATGTAGGGTTCTCAAGTGGTTCCTTGGGCTTGACGCCATGTGATGATTTGTCAGGCAACAACAGGGTTCAAGGGTCTCCTGAGAATACTAATTCTGCAAGTATAAAAGACTTGTTTTCTCTAGTTCCAGGTAACGGAACTTGCTTAACAGAGAGTGCTGGTTTTTCACTACCCACTTGCAGCACAACATCTAGTTTTCCTCAAAGAGATGCTGAAAGCATTCCAGACTTTGGCAACAATTTTGATGATGATACTTCGCAGGAAGAAACTGAGACTCAATTCAGGAATACAGTACCTGAAATCAATCGCCAGT GTGTTTTTCCATACCCTGGTCCTAAGAACATTGGTGTAAATTTGAGCAAGCATGATACATATGGAGAAAATATAGATACAGTGGGATCACCAGAAAATATGTTTTCTCGAGAAAATACGATGCATTTGCATGATATGTTTCCGCGAGACATGAGTTCTAATGAGTCTTCTATCTGTCTAAGTGGTGATAATATGAGTGGCTATCATCCAGCTTTTCAATATGATAGTGGAATAGATGATCATCTCCTTCATAGTTATAGTTCTCAAATTTTGACAACCAATGATGGGCTGAAGAATAATGTGAAGGATGAGGAATTTCAAACAGAAAGTGTATGCTCAAGTACTAAACTGAAAttgaatggtcatttgggaAGAGTTGAGAAATATGGGACAGGGGTTGCAATGAATAATTACTTGGATGTTCCGGGATGGAATCATCAATATGAAGCTAAAGCTAATGATTACATTTCACCTATGCAAAGCTCTTATTATGATGTCAATGGCTATCATATTGATGAGAAGTTACCAACACAGCCGTTCTCTTCTTCTCAATCATACATTTACAGTGAAGAGAGAGTAAAAGATGAGAAACCCGAACATATGCTTGTGCCTAGTAGATCTATATGGCCTCCTGTTAATAGGTTTGATGAAGCTGTTAGCAGAGAGCAACCCTGCTCGTCAGACACCAAAATGTTTTCCAATGACTTTAACCCATCATTTTCTGTTTCCTCTTTGTCTACTCAGAAGGCTGAGCAACTAATGGATTTGAAAGAAGACATGATTTTTGCATCTAGGAAACTCTGTCACCCTCCCAACTTTATGAGCTCAGCATCCCCTAAAAATATTGGAAATTTCAGTTTAAATGCCCCAGGACAATATATGCCCTTTGGCCAACATTTCACTCCAAGTTATAATCAATCTTATAATGTGGGTTCTCATGTTTCTAAGGTCAGTCCAGAATCAAGTCATAGTAATTTTTCAGAGAAATCTATTGTGGAGGATGATTCTGATATATGCATTATTGAAGATATAAGTCATCCTGCTCCTCGTTCTGCTCCCTTAAATCGGCCTGTAGCTTTTAAGAATACCATTGTTACTTCAAATTATTCTACAAGCGTTGACAATCACGTGGGAGTTGGAGGAAGGGTCAAGGCAAAAGATGAGCGTGTAATCCTACGATTATTGCAG GATCTTTCACAGCCAAAGACAGAAATCAGTCCACCAGATGGATCTTTAACTGTTCCTCTTCTTCGTCATCAG AGAATTGCCTTGTCATGGATGGTTCAGAAGGAGACAGACAACACACATTGTTCAGGGGGGATTCTAGCAGATGATCAG GGGCTCGGGAAAACAGTATCAACAATTGCACTTATACTTAAAGAGAGACCTCCATCCCTCTGTCCTGTGAAACAAGATGAGGTGGAACCCTTGAATTtggatgaagatgatgatgttAATCGTGGAGTGAAACAAGAACCAAAAGCTCTTTCATTAACGTCAAATGAGTCTCCATTGAGAAGCAAGAAGCCTTTGGTGATTGCTAAGGGTAGACCAGCTGCTGGAACTCTTATTGTTTGTCCTACAAGTGTTCTGCGGCAATGGGATGATGAGTTGCGTAATAAGGTAACCAGCAAAGCTAGTCTCTCTGTATTGGTGTACCATGGAAGCAACCGAACAAAAGATCCCAATGAGCTTGCTAAGTATGATGTTGTCCTCACTACGTATTCAATTGTGAGTATGGAAGTACCAAAGCAACCTCGTgctgatgaagatgatgatgagaaAGGGAAACCCAAAGCTCATTCGTTGGCCGGACAGAAAAGGAAGAATCCTCCTGGTTCTGATAAAAGGCGTTCAGATAAAAAGGGATCGGACAATGCATTGCCCGAGTCTCTTGTGCGCCCTCTTGCAAAGGTGGGATGGTTCAGGGTTGTCCTGGATGAGGCCCAGAGCATCAAGAATCACAGAACTCAGGTAGCTAGGGCTTGTTGGGGTCTTCGTGCCAAACGGAGGTGGTGCTTGTCAGGGACTCCTATTCAAAATGCAATTGATGATCTGTATAGCTACTTCCGATTTCTCAAATATGACCCTTATGATGCGTACAAATTGTTCTGTCAGTATATTAAGAACCCAATTAGTAAGAGTCCAACAAATGGGTACAAAAAACTACAAACGGTCTTGAAGACAATCATGTTACGACGTACCAAAG GTACACTTCTTGATGGTAAACCGATCATCAACTTACCACCCAAATCTGTAGAATTGAAAAAAGTGGAATTTTCGCTGGAAGAACGTGATTTTTACTCCAGATTAGAGGCTGATTCACGTGCCCAATTTGAA GAGTATGCGAATGCTGGAACTGTAAAACAAAATTATGTCAACATTTTGTTAATGCTCTTGCGTCTTCGACAAGCGTGTGATCATCCCTCTCTTGTCAAGGGTGTTGACTCAAATTCCCTCTGGAATTCTTCAGCTGAGATGGCTAGGAAACTACCGCGAGAGGAACAGGAGTATCTTCTGAGATGTTTGGAGGTTTCTTTGGCAATTTGTCGCATCTGCAAT GATCCACCTGAAGATGCAGTTGTTGCCAAGTGTGGACATGTCTTTTGCAACCAATGTCTTAGTGAACAACTTTCTGGTGATGACACTGGGTGCCCTGTTACAAACTGTAAAGCTCGGCTTAATGCCTCTTCAGTGTTTTCCAAAGCTGCATTAGACAGCTGCGTCAACGATCAGTCTCGTGTAGATAATTTAGCTGGTTGTTCTCGTTCAGAAGTTGTTCAAACAGGAGAGTCCTGTAATGACGGTCCTCTGTATAATTCTTCCAAGATTAAGGCTGCTCTTGACGTCCTAAAGTCGTTGTGTGGACAACAGGATAGTTCCCCACAACTTAGTTCCACACCGAATAGTTCCCCACAAAATGGTTCTTCTTCACCGGGTATTTCACCACAAATTGGTTTAACACTGGATAGTTCCCCACTTAATGGTTCTGCACAGAATACCTTAGATGGAAATGTCAGCTCGGTTGAGAACTCAATAGATACTTGTGCAGCTGAACCGCCAAAGGTTATTGCTGATATCCAAAGCTCAGATGCGGCCGATAAAGGGTGTAGTACCGCGATTAAGGTTGCTGGAGAGAAAGCAATTGTATTTTCCCAGTGGACGAGGATGCTTGATTTACTTGAAGCATGTCTAAAAGATTCATCAATCAAGTACAGAAGGCTAGATGGAACGATGTCAGTAACAGCCAGAGATAAAGCTGTCAAGGATTTTAACACCATGCCCGAG GTCACTGTTATGATCATGTCTTTGAAAGCAGCCAGTCTTGGTCTCAACATGGTTGCTGCTTGCCATGTCTTGCTTCTCGATCTGTGGTGGAATCCTACCACTGAAGATCAGGCAATTGATAGAGCACATCGAATTGGCCAGACTCGTCCTGTTACAGTTTTGCGATTAACTGTGAGAGATACAGTGGAAGATCGGATCTTGGATCTACAG caaaagaagagagagatggTTGCTTCTGCATTCGGAGAAGATGAAAACGGTGGTCGTCAATCTCGCCTAACTGTAGAAGATCTGAAATATCTGTTCATGATGTGA
- the LOC115697497 gene encoding caffeoylshikimate esterase, with amino-acid sequence MAEEEKEKSQNLYYWGGDIEEQDYYTQQGIKGSSSFFTSPRGLKLFTRSWLPQNPNNPPRALIFMIHGYGNDISWTFQATPIFLAQNGYACFALDLQGHGRSDGLKAFVPSVDLVVEDCLSFFNFIKNQNSQFQKLGFEKIPNFLFGESMGGAISLLIHLSDQKGFDGAVLVAPMCRISEKLKPRWPIPQILTQFAKFFPTLAVVPTEDLMPKSVRVEEKKLVADRNPMRYRGKPRLGTVVELLRVTEYLSLRLKEVKIPLMVVHGSGDVVTDPQVSLALVEEAKSEDKCIKIYDGMMHSLLFGESDENVEIVRNDILSWLNHRSKNDNDSSSSSIIID; translated from the coding sequence ATGGCGGAGGAGGAGAAAGAGAAGAGCCAAAATCTCTATTACTGGGGAGGAGACATAGAAGAACAAGATTACTACACCCAACAAGGAATCAAAGGCTCATCTTCCTTCTTCACTTCCCCAAGAGGCCTCAAACTCTTCACTCGTTCATGGCTTCCCCAAAACCCTAACAACCCTCCTCGTGCCCTAATCTTCATGATCCATGGCTACGGAAACGACATAAGCTGGACCTTCCAAGCCACGCCGATCTTCCTCGCTCAAAACGGCTACGCATGCTTCGCTCTCGATCTCCAAGGCCACGGCAGATCCGACGGTCTCAAAGCCTTCGTTCCCTCCGTCGATCTAGTCGTCGAAGATTGCCTCTCattcttcaatttcatcaaaaatcaaaactcccaatttcaaaaattagggtttgaaaAAATCCCTAATTTTCTCTTCGGAGAATCCATGGGAGGAGCAATTTCTCTCTTAATTCACCTCTCTGATCAGAAAGGCTTCGACGGCGCCGTTTTGGTCGCACCCATGTGTAGAATTAGCGAGAAATTGAAACCAAGATGGCCAATTCCTCAAATTCTGACTCAATTTGCTAAATTTTTCCCAACCCTAGCTGTGGTACCGACTGAGGATTTGATGCCCAAATCAGTTAGGGTTGAGGAGAAGAAATTGGTGGCTGATCGGAATCCGATGAGATATAGAGGAAAGCCTAGGCTTGGAACAGTTGTGGAGCTTTTGAGAGTGACTGAGTATTTGAGCTTGAGACTGAAGGAAGTGAAGATTCCATTAATGGTGGTTCATGGTAGTGGTGATGTGGTGACTGACCCTCAGGTGAGTTTAGCATTGGTTGAAGAAGCTAAGAGTGAAGATAAGTGTATAAAGATATATGATGGTATGATGCATTCATTGTTGTTTGGTGAAAGTGATGAGAATGTTGAGATTGTTAGGAATGATATTCTTTCTTGGCTTAATCATAGGTCTAAGAATGATAATgattcatcttcatcatcaatcATAATTGATTGA